The Papilio machaon chromosome 17, ilPapMach1.1, whole genome shotgun sequence genome segment GATTGTTGATCgcgaaaaaatatcaataccttttaattatatcacGATTGAAATGAAAGACATAAACAGaacattacatacataatatgtacatagtaaaataacaatatgtttttttttatataagagaagggggcaaacgagcagcgggaacaccaaggtgttcatcgacgcccatggacatctgcaataccagaggaatcgcagatgcgttgccggcctttgaggaggtgatacgctcgcttcttgaaggaccctaagtcgtagcggtttggaaataccgccgaggacagaccattccacaacatGTTGTTTTGATGCAACGTGTAGCAGATGTTAAACTGCATAGATATACTGCTACGCGGCTGCACCACCAGTGTGGCGTTTTGTTTTCGACTTTTAGTGCTCGTTCACGTTGAATGATTTAACGTTGCTAGTGAATTGCGTGGCCACGCGTTCTACGTGAACATAtacctattattataaatgcgaaagttaagatggatggatggatagttgtttgttattaaatatctcGAGAACAGCTATACGAATCTCGCTTTAATTTGGCACGTAgatagaacataatctagaaGATCACATAGactgctaattttttttttatttaagtccaCGCGGGCGATGTCGTTTGCGATAGTAGTAATATATGTTTGAGATTTAACAAGTACTAAGATCCGTCTTTCTATCTTTACCAATCTTTGGTATAGATAAGAAGAAAGGCAAAGAAAAGaacttataaatttcaaattatttctattgtgTAATATAATAGACAATTACGTACATATATTATCatataatgaaattgaatagttaaaattaagttatttagcaaaacattcaatataaatttagtaattaaatttatactatCTCCTAACATCAGGGGTACATTGTAAGTTGACGCTTCTCTTACATCCAGGAGGACAAAGTGCAAACACTTCTTCTTCGATGTTCGAGGAAAATCTATTGTCTACGTAAACTTTTACACAATCCACTTTTATAGTTGTTGCGTTTATCCACACAACTTTCGCTGGATACGATAGACCACATGGTCTCATATCACCTAATGTTGTACAGTTTCCATTGTACATAACTGTGTCGTCACTTATACACGGGTTGATTTCACATATTGGTAAAACTGAAGACTTTGGTAGCACTAAGTACTGTCCTTCAGAACAAGGGCCACGCTGGTAGGCGAGCCAGCATCTGTCCGTCGCAGGATGGTATAAGTACCCTGTAAGAAATACATTcagtttaaagttttaatgcaTTCAATATTACGATAATCTCATACTTTCATCTTATGAAGAAACATTTTACGGAATAGACTAATAATGTTTACCTGGTCGACAGTCACAGATCCAGTCAGTTTTGTGATCGCCTGGATAATACAGCTCGTTTTCTGGACACACCGATGGAAGGTAAATTGGTTGTCGATCCTGTGAAAGAAATAgacacaaatattataataattaacttttgtGACTAGGTTCAGGTGTATAATGATGAATAAACCGTATTACCTAGAACCTTTAAGGTCATATTGGTGTTAACCCAAAGCCATATGAAAGGATCAAGACAAATAACCTActtcaattttcatttcaaaagcACTCCACAATCTGTGTCAACTGAAGTACAATGAAAACATACTTAGCCTTGTGCAACTAAACAAACAGATATGTTAGTAAACTTTTAAGTATCTGTGTTATAGATATAGGATAAGGCCACTTAAATCGTGATGCTGTAAGGTAAACACAGACTacggattttttatttaaacatgtttcTTACTTTCATTACGCTACGTGTACATGCCCTATAATTACGAGAACTCAGTCCTTCTACTACTACTCTTcaatatattgatatattgAAGAGTAGTAGTAGAAGGATATttacgtaaaaattaaaaacgtgtTTTAAGCAAAGTTCTTGTAAACTTTAGTCAAATAATTATGATACCCTATAAATGAACTGAAATATTAGGTCTAAGGTTCGCATCCATTTCAATTTCAAGATATAATGGTAACAGAAATATagttaactaataataataataatttattggattAACACACAATTTTACACAAAGTTAAACTttacaagtataataaaataaaataactagctcTTGACCGCAACTCCGcacgcgcggaattaaaaaagaaaactttattgcctatgcgttcttccagatgtgttctacatatgtgccaaatttcatcaagatccgttgagccgtacCAGAGATAcgtttaaacaaacatctatccatccatccatctatccatcgaaacattcgcatttataatattaataagataataaagtataattaatataagtaatcaCATTTAAGACGCGAGAGGAAGGCTCTTTGATTCAATAATGTCAATATCCTATGTTGCCCTTCTAACCGGAATTTACAATGTTCTGTTATTTGTGCTTAGCGATAGTAAAAATCACTTACTTAATGATCATAATAGTAAAGTACGACTTCTTCAAAGACATCAGTCAAATAACATCGGTAAAGAATGTTAAGAAAATCTCATTTTGTATACTGCAAAGACATTAGTTAATGGCTGAAGTACAATAACAATACCTACAACTATAAGCTATGTAGTTACTCGTAAAACACATTAAGTAAGACATAATGTAGCTGAATTATCCAAAACAATGTAACGAGAAACGGAATCATAATTATCTTCTACAGAAATCAAATGACTTAGTTACTCGGTCAAGCACTGCTGACCGCTATGATAAGGaagtcaatattaaaattacaaatagctaactaaatataaattataaatacaaaaaacataaattaatcagCTTCACGTTTAACGTACCATAGCACGTTCAAGAAACGCGTTAATacgtcaataatttttatactattgtaCAACCAACctgtttatttgaaactttTGGGTTTTCCTCGACCTCAGGAAATCCTATAGCTCCTTTAGGCATTTGTTCTCCTAATCCAACGTTGATGCACATAATGAAACATACTAACACAATAACATAcgaacacatttttattaaataaaagtaactaAAAATCACAACAAAGTTCTTGTGCcaacttataattaatttgttaaataaaactgactAGATTTAATCGTGCGAAAATATACGGCTGTATAATTGAAGATCCTGTTAACGACTGCGGTCTACTGATTTGcgattaacttttataaaatgttttttataaataacttatcgGACTGAATTTGTACCGACGCGTGTGCGTCTATTTTCTGGTAAATAAAGCTTAAAGTCCAATTTTTATTACCCGAGTGACAAAGACAGTAATGTTTTCCGCGCGTATACGTAAATTTGTTTTGGTTTTACGTATGTGGTTTCGTCCGTATGTAAATTCCACTGTGACGGCCTAGAGCCCAAAAAAccgaaccgattttgacgagtgaggTGTCATTCTATTCGCCTCCTTACCCCTAGTGTCATAgggtatattacattttttttatttcataaagcGGCAAACGAGCAATTGACCACCTGAACCaattgaattcgccgaaaaagCGAAACaactgctgcccatagatatctaTAATTAAAGATGAATTGCCTACTTTTAAACgacgaaggagacgcacagaaaaaggatTTTCTATTCCTATGAGTCTTCtactccatcaaatccacttcctttTCCCATCCttcccttataagaaaagagtgggaaggtatagaggactaaaattaggcctctggcaAACTCACCGATCAGACGAAACACGGAATTACTTTAACTTCACGCCCatgtcttctgtgtagtcgtggtattgcaccggtcgtgCCGACCCATtgatgcaacagatgttgttgttactGTTAACTGTTAACCACTGTTAACTTGCATACACAgtgagttaaatttttattttcgtttgaacgataaaatgaattaagtaGTAAATTATTGACTACGTTGAATAGACCGCGAATCAGATTTTCGGCTATTCCACTGCGAAGAAGCCGCCCCTTAACTGGCCATAGCGGCGTGAAGTGTAGTGGGCGAATTTACCTATAGTACAGTTCATAAGTTTACAACATGTTACACAACTATTAACGAGAATAGTCTCCTTCTCTGAACAGCAGTTTATGCTTACTTATTCGTTAATCGATTTGCAGCTCATTACTaaacttaatgttttattaacgcgcaattttttcttattaaaatgtaaatcggGTTTAGCAGTCAATGagattataaatagaaaataaaataaatcaatagcGGGAAAATCCTAGACCATGTCGTTGTACCGTGAGTCATTGATCTAGTAATCATTTCCCGGACTCGACTAATATCTGTATTCTCAGGCTGTTGTCAATGAAAACCACAACACGCATAAACTTAACTAAGTATATCATATTTAGGAAACGCATTAAGGACAACCAATCTTGTGTAATTCTACCCTAAAATTTCCAAAAAGAGTTGCAGGTTAACTAGCATTAGACGCTAAATTTAAAGGAGATGGAACAAGCTCGTCGCGAGCGTTCTGTGCTGTTGCTTTTCGATGCTAGATTcttataacttataaaatacgaATATAACTTATGCGAAGCTAAAATTAGAAGGGCAATTGTTCTAGACTATTGAAATATCTAACCGTGGGTTCAGACTGCTGtaaaatcatataaaacataaggtttattgtatttaaatgaaacgaAAAAGtctttatctttgaaaaaaaagtatattttacgtGTTTACCGTCAgtgaaaatttcatttatttctctgtatgtttcaaatataattgaacGAAATAGCGTCGTggaataattaagtttttatgaaaatggTATGTTGCGGTGTGAATAAAGCCgactttgaaatttttatattacgcaGTTTAAGCCTATGGAAAGCACTAAACCAATTTCTGacatattcataattatttaaaatgcacaTTTCGCAATAATAGTACTGCATGTTAAtgtatatacaatataaaaaaattaaattaacaacaaattaatttaaatgtaatactgTTCCTGTGGCTGTACAACTCTTACTTTTGTCCCAAAAAACTCAACACGGCTTACGTCAACTTAGAAATTATGACTTTTGCGAGTGAAAACTCAAATCCCAGATGAGTGATTAGTGTAATGAAAAGTCcgaaaaaacaatgtaaaaatacattttaaatttcaataagaatGAGAAAATACAACAGTGTAAGCTTATAATACCGCCAGCgatatgtttacaaaaaaatcacaccAAGATGTCAAAAAATCCACCGTTAAAATACAGGATTCCAAGAAGGATTCGACAACGCGATTGAAGCACCTTAAAATAGTATTAGGTAAATAAACAACTAGAATATTATTGTGTTTAATCTTTGCCTTTCgatttgtataaattgatTACCTTTTCATTGTTTTTCAAAGACACTGACGTATCATTCTAAACATGCTAATTAGATGTGTATAACTGTAGTTGATACTCGTCCATGTACTTGTGTTTACTATTGAAAAAGtcttgttaaaatgtaatttgaaatattactgtatataaagtaagttatttttttttcagaacatTTTGATGCTGATGAAGCAAAAACGTACTTTGAAGCCAATTTTAGTcatgtgtattttatattatatgataactttattttagcAGAAAATAATCTTCGTCAAAGAGGtaagaaacaaattattgttttataaatacttaactAAATTAGAATGTAACAATTTTGTCTATTTCAATTGATTAAAATGAGACTATAACAATACCAAAAATGTAATTGCGTAAATTTCAAactcaatttataatatagattaaacaattatgtggctgtaaaatatattctaatattaagttaaatacttCAGTGTATAATAAATTCCTTTTTGTTTTGCCAACACAGAACTTCCGTTTCATCTCGGTGAGTTGTTCTGTTACAGAGAAATATTCAAGCAtcacaatttaacaaataaattaattacatctcGGTGTTTAGTGCTTTAAAATTGggcatatttaatttgtgcTTCATGTACTTTATAATCAAACATTTATCTGTTgcatctttttaatttctttcgaGTTTAACATatcaaaaatatgatttattatcattattcaGCTTACCaccaaattaaaacaattgtattcattaattattaacattctTGTTCGGCATTACAATAGCTTGCAGTTTCAAATGGGtcttaccatttttttttggcaCCAAAATCttggtataaaacatattgtcattccTCTCACTATCTTTGGTacaatactaaattttaaatgaagattttggtctcagaaacccacaatTAATGCTTAAAATACCAGCTTACTAAAATATGTGCagtgaaaagttttttttttctttattttatattaaaccttattttgaattaaacttgaattcattttatagTCCACAAAGCTGGCAGGGAAGAATTAGAAGGAGCACTCTCACTATTAGAAAAAGTATTATGTCTATTGCCCGAGCTGCTTGGGAAGAGATGGCAGTTACATTCTCTGACAAGAATATTTTCTAAGCTCCTACATTGTGGTAATTCACAAAAACTTAGAGCTGAAGCTATAAGGTATGACTGTCTTTAAAGTACAATACTattttatgttagtttttataaatttgtttggcTATATAAATAGTATGGCAGTAAAAATAGGGCAGTATTGAATGTGTTTATAAATTCTTCTCTTTATATTACAGATTTTTTCTCTTGTGGTACCAAGCACTTGGAGATAATGCGCCTCATGAAGTACATAGGATGTTTGCAACGTTGGTACCAGGCATGCCTGAGTCACCCACACACTCAATTGGATCCCCGTTTAAGCCGAAACCATTTGATTTGGTTACAAATATATCAAATGACTCTGGTGATATTAAGATGGAAGACATTATGCACCATCCGAACTTTAGTTCTACCAGTGATAATGCAAAGAAAGTTGTTGTGGAACAAACATCTACTGGTATAATGGGTAAATTAGCTAATGTGTCGGCATCAATTTTTCATGACACAAATGCACTAAATCCAGTTCAAAGTGTAGAAATTCAGCCTTTATTGCCAGCCAGTGCTAATGAGAGACCTGTTGATAATgaaacaagatatttttttgaaattctaCTTGATGGTATGGCAACTTCTGTTACCAAGATACATTGGCGAGACAGATCACACAACAAAGCGATGAGATGTTTTGCATTTTTActggaaaaatttaaaatttattatctgcCCATTATTTGCCCtcaattcaattataaaaattcactGTACAAACCTAATCTTGGTAAGTAACAGCTtccatataatttttatgtaatgtaattttttgtttttatcgtaTTGTTTTGAATTACCCTAAAACCTGAATAGTATGACAGTTAATGATCtcagcaaaaaaaattgtcattatctttgacaaaacagattagaatatattttaaattgagattttggtctcagtaaCACatgtaaactaaaataattttttttagaattaccAGTGCAACATAATATACTCGAAGATGACTACGTAATATGTAGAGTGACATTAATCAAATGGGTAGCGAGCTATGCAAACTTTGTAAAGCGACAAGGTAGCGATATTGGTCAGCCATCATCTATGACGAGCACTGGATCCCATCTGCCACATTCCGGCACACCTACTCCAGCAACTTCATTACACCACGAGGAAGAAACTTCCTTTACAGTTGGACAACCGTCAGATTCAAGTAGAGCATCTTCACATGACTCTGCGTCTAACACACCTCATCCCAGTTTAGAATcaggtttgtttttttttacagaatacATGTGatgattcatttttattccatttacGTAATACATCTCATTTTATCTTGAGATTTAATCTTATCAGTATCTATATTACTTTGATttactaatgtttttattttcaaaagaacGTTTGTATCCTCTGTCggaacatttatattaaaacatattgtctctGAAACAATTAAGGTATGTTTCAGTACTTTACCATTTGTAACCGATAGTAATAAGCGTAGACAAGAATAGTTGTAGATGTGACATGAGATTTTATACTTATACCATTTCCTAGGATCAGGTATATTCGAGGAGTTGAACTCCGAGCAGGTGGTGAGAGATGTGCTGTGTGGCTCCTCGCGCGAGCACGTCGACTTCACCATTGAGGTGCTTCGTCAAGCATTCCTGCTTCCCTTCTCGCATGCTGCAGCTGTTCGACGTGTCATCGGACTATACAAAGACTGGATACAGATGAATGTTAGTCAAGTTTAATATTATGCTCATTTTGTACTGGAAATCAAAAGGTTTCGCTTTTACTGTTCCTTTTATATCTAGTgtcactttaataaataaaaatatatatatataattttcaaacagAAAAGCAACTAATTAGTaagcaacaaaaaaataaataattttgaaaacctGAGTTAAACATACCAGTTGTGGTCCGCGACTACGTCCCCgcgaaattaagaaaaaattgtaccctatgcgttcttccagactctgttccacatctgtgccaaatttcatcaagatccgttgaccattccagagatacctttaaacattcatccatcttaactttggcatttataatattagtaagattacaatagttacaacatttattacaGGTATCAGAGATCCCTCCGTTCCTGATAGAGAACACTTACGAGCAGCAGCTGGCTGCGGGCGAGCCAGCAGCGCCTCCCCGCAGACTGCGCAACGACTCATACCTCGGCGCTGTCAACCGCGACATCATGGTGCGCGCTGGAATGCAGGtacactttttttataaacgacCGGCCATCCCATATagctaaaatagcgaagttaccgctacccatagacatctgcaataaaCTTGAAAGTGCTCAAGAAGAGcatatttccctttcctatgTATCCCCACTTACGTCACCTACTTCCCCCTCTCACACATGAACACATATAAGATGAAACGCTGATATACTTCCATTttacgtctgtcttctgtatggtcagGTAACTGGCACTGAAAGTTCCTTACTATGTATTTGCTCACTTTGTCGGTTAACCGTTTCTATGCAGAATGTGCTGCAAGTGTTTATGACGCAAGCGGCGAATGTGTTTGTGGCGTCGTCACCGGTCGCCGCTCCTGGAGCGCTCGGCCACCAGCAGCTGCTGCAGGAGCAGACGGACACCTGCAAGCGCGTTCTCAACATATACCGCTACATGGTTATGCATGTCGCTATGGACGCTAGTACTTGGTGAGTGATTACTGCACTAAAATGACAATTTTCACAGCAAAATTTTGAAGATCTAAAAATCAATCAATCTTCTTTTTTGCAGGGAACAACTTTTGTTAGTATTACTCCAAATTACATCTTTGGTATTGACCAAAGTAGTGCCTAAGAGAAAACAAGAAACACTTGGTAAGTGGTACTTTCATTTTGTTTGCTTGTGAATGTATACCCAGAATAAAAACTCTCTCATTTTCTCTCATAGGTGGATTTTTAGCGCCTGCACTATTCCAAACACTTATCGTCACATGGATCAAAGCTAATTTAAATGTCGCTGTAAAACCTGAATTGTGGCAAAGTTTCATGGAATTATTGACTAGACTGACACATTGGGAAGACCTCATTAAGGAATGGGCGGTAAGAATAACATATATAAcgttacaataaattacaacttGGTAGttgaagtatttaaaaatttagagCCACCCATTCATGTTTAAAGATTCATTTTTCTTTCAGAAAACAATGGAAACATTGACTCGTGTATTAGCACGGCATGTTTACTCGCTGGAGCTGTCTGAAAGCGCTGGTGCGGCGTGTGGAGGTGAAATGAGAGGCCGCAGCGGGCGTCGCCCCACgcctgcgcccgcgccgctACCCCGCCCCACACCTCGGGCACGACCAGCGCTGGCACCGCCTGATCTACGAACACCTGGTGCGTATTACAATAGTCtatatttccaaaccgctacgacttagggtcctttaAGAAGAGAGcctatcaccatctcaaaggccggcaacgcatctgcgattcctctggtattgcagatgtccatgggcgtcgatgaacaccttggtgtttcCGCTGCTGCTGTGTGAACATGATGTATTCACGTTGTCTGTtcgcaaggccgcgtttgtttcGGGTAATCCCCGAAACGGCTGATCCGATTTTGACGGATTTTTGAAAGGAAGGTAGCTAATACATTCACTAAAAAAGTCGCGGCCTACCGTTTCTATCAAATGatctgttaattaaaattcctgtaaaatgttttcgtcacaatagtaaaatttgttttttattaaattttatttcgtatGTGTTAGGGAAATCAGCGCGTGCGGGCAGTGACGTGCACGTACGTAAAGAGACTGTTAGAGGACGACAACTGCAGCGCTGTCGCAGCGACCCGCACATCAGTAGACATGCGCAGCTTCAAATTGTTACAGGTTCGTGTTAATTCTATAAGAAGACATTTCACTAACTtatatgattaaaatttttgaaagttttgtaaatgtgtatttaaaaattgatactTTTAactcagtcattttttttttgtttcttgtaCTATTAGTGGAAGAAACCAAAGAACACAGCACAAAACCAAGAAGATGGTATTCATTGGATTCTCTGAGACAGTCGTCGCAGCAGGAGGAAAGGGATTCCGCCAGTGGTTAGTTTGTGATACTTTCGTAAATTTCATTGATACataatagaatattatttatttatctataatcATTTCTAGGATCCCGGTCTCCCTCGCCGGCGCCATCTAGCGGTGTGGAGAGTAGTTCTATTAAAGACTCACCCCTACAAATTGATTTAGCTTCGGATGGTGGAAATGTTGGTTAGTATACTTTtgtcaaagaaattaaaaaaagtttgttactgttaattaataagttttttttttgttaatcggacaaagtaaataattacttgAATGTTCTTATTTAGTGGGAAAATGtgtaatataaagttttgtggGTAAACAGAGTGGGCGGAGAATGAGAACGCGGTGTCGTGCGCGGAGGGCGGGGTTGGGGCGGGAGTGGGCGTGGTGCTGGGCGGGGCTGCGCGCGGCTGGCTGCCGGCCGTGGCCGCGGTGCTGTGGCGCCGCATGCTGGCAGCGCTCGGAGACCCCAACAACCTGCGGGACCCGCACGCCCACGCACACTTCTACAACTACTTGATACATCTCAACTCGACTCTGCTCAAGGTAACTCATACATTTACTATATTAATCTAGATAAGAAACTAGTCTAGATAATTTTTGCCCAGATAATGTTCGATTGCTGTGGATATCATGCAAAAGTTCTGTAAAGAAATAACGCAGGCTATAGGGAAGTCCAGATTGTGCTGTAAGGTTTAAGGCCTTTGTTGGTATTATTAATAAGGCCTATTTGATACATTTGAatatacatagtttaaagttgaaaatataagGAAGGACgaatttatgtttgtatatCAAACTATCTTTTGCCCGTGACTTCTTcagcgtggaataaaaaaaataacctctGTTAATAACGCATAAGTTACTTTCCGTTAAAAGTTCcgtcaaaattggtccagccGTTTCCGAGATTGTCTAGAACAAACGCGGAtttacagacagacagacagacaaaaattttaaaaagttgttttttgttatacgattttatattacatacagacactgcATTTTGAAACTATATAGATAGAACATACCTATGCATAAAATAACTCTTGgacgttataaataaaacagcaaATTTCAATgtacgtatttttaaatatttattattttgtatttagtaaTCAAACTATTCCTAAAATATCTacgtactaaataaatatggaCGAATTTGAGTTCGTTTCACTACAAATTGATGGGTAAATAACCTACACCGTTACCTCTGCGCGTACGCAATAAAATCATCTTACTCCAGTTGTGTGGGCATCTGTTAATGTTTATCACAAATATGGACATTTTACGCGTCATTTATCATTTCGTATCAGAGACTTCGACAGATGTGTGTAATGTAATCCTACGTTTTAtcacaaaacatgttttttttctatacctttgttttcatttaaatcaatacTGTTTATTATAACCGCGTAATTTCTGTTTATGGTGTTACTTAGATTGTGCGAACTGTTGtctaatactaaattatttaaagactGC includes the following:
- the LOC106721446 gene encoding uncharacterized protein LOC106721446, with translation MCSYVIVLVCFIMCINVGLGEQMPKGAIGFPEVEENPKVSNKQDRQPIYLPSVCPENELYYPGDHKTDWICDCRPGYLYHPATDRCWLAYQRGPCSEGQYLVLPKSSVLPICEINPCISDDTVMYNGNCTTLGDMRPCGLSYPAKVVWINATTIKVDCVKVYVDNRFSSNIEEEVFALCPPGCKRSVNLQCTPDVRR